The following coding sequences are from one Nicotiana tabacum cultivar K326 chromosome 1, ASM71507v2, whole genome shotgun sequence window:
- the LOC107804978 gene encoding uncharacterized protein LOC107804978, whose amino-acid sequence MERGDGGSLRTRSQAAPDWTLHESLTLVNEMKSTQIECGNTLASFQKWQSTVQNCNSLGVNRSLNQCKKRWEFILENYNKVKPWETVYWTASFDGVRKSELGLPEQFDFELFNAVGRYLSLLHGEDGGGAETDPETQQAQGNNAFLELGHKRQRRRTKPRKYKMEERLNPWRRILNENRKYEQSMVGIKHEASIETKVEAPSYEKSSLQIKREISSPEEKVEPPNLSMVNMVKAEQINVDNPEEMMAATLRENAELITAIIEGNPMDDRDCRLADLKNSEAGRVHLIRSQGNQLIDCLGKISDTLSQLCDTIHKK is encoded by the exons ATGGAGAGAGGCGACGGTGGTTCACTACGGACGCGTTCACAGGCGGCGCCTGACTGGACATTACACGAGTCACTAACTCTGGTGAACGAAATGAAATCAACCCAAATTGAATGCGGCAATACGCTAGCTTCTTTCCAAAAATGGCAATCAACGGTGCAGAATTGCAACTCACTGGGCGTGAATCGGAGCTTGAATCAGTGCAAAAAGCGGTGGGAATTTATCTTGGAGAATTACAATAAAGTGAAGCCATGGGAAACGGTGTATTGGACGGCGTCGTTTGATGGGGTTAGGAAGAGTGAATTGGGTTTACCGGAACAGTTTGATTTCGAGTTGTTTAACGCCGTTGGTAGGTATTTGAGTTTATTACATGGTGAAGATGGTGGTGGTGCTGAAACTGACCCGGAAACCCAACAGGCTCAAGGAAACAATGCTTTCTTGGAACTTG GTCATAAAAGGCAGCGGCGAAGGACGAAACCACGAAAGTACAAAATGGAGGAAAGGTTGAATCCATGGAGACGCATCTTAAATGAAAACAGGAAGTATGAGCAATCCATGGTGGGGATAAAGCATGAAGCTAGCATAGAGACAAAGGTGGAAGCCCCAAGTTATGAGAAATCCAGCTTACAGATAAAGCGCGAGATATCCAGTCCAGAAGAAAAGGTCGAACCTCCAAACCTTAGTATGGTTAATATGGTAAAGGCGGAGCAGATTAATGTAGATAATCCAGAAGAAATGATGGCTGCAACTCTTAGGGAAAACGCAGAATTGATCACTGCAATAATTGAAGGAAATCCAATGGATGATAGAGATTGCAGGCTTGCTGATTTGAAGAATTCTGAGGCTGGTCGTGTTCATTTGATCAGAAGTCAAGGCAACCAACTTATTGATTGCCTCGGAAAAATATCAGACACTCTTAGCCAGCTTTGTGATacaattcacaaaaaataa